The sequence below is a genomic window from Deinococcus terrestris.
TGTGGGGCACGATGGGGGCCAGCATCCGGTTAAAGATATCCAGCGCCTCCTCCCAGGCAGGGGTCCCGAAGACGGGCGAGCGCTTGGCCTTGACCAGCGTGTTCGTCAGTTCCATCAGCGAGGCGACGATGGTGTTGAAGCTCAGGCGGTCGAAGTCGCCCGTCACCTTTTTCAGGGTGGAATGGACCCCGTAGCGCAGGTCGGCTTCGGTGACCTTCTCCTCCGGCCCGACCGCCTTCTCGTCAAAGTACAGCGCCCAGACGCGGCTCAGCCACTTGGCGGGGCCGTTGATGCCCTGCGGGTCCCAGGGGCCGCCCAGCTCCCAGGGGGCGATGAACATCAGGTAGGTGCGGACCGTGTCCACGCCGTACTCGCGCACCAGGTCGTCTGGGTCGACCACGTTGCCCCGGCTCTTGCTCATCTTGTCGCCGTCCTCGCCCAGGATCATGCCCTGGTTGCGCAGCCACTTGAACGGCTCGCTTTGCGTGGTCAGGCCCATGTCGCGCATCACCTTGGTCCAGAACCGCGAGTACAGCAGGTGCAAAATCGCGTGCTCGATGCCGCCCGTGTACAGGTCGACGGGCAGCAGCCCGGCCTGGGCGGGGTCGAAGGGATGCGCCTCGTCGTGCGGCGACAGGTAGCGGTACATGTACCAGCTCGAATCCACGAAGGTGTCCATCGTGTCCGTGTCGCGCTCGGCGGGGCCACCGCACACCGGGCAGGTCGTGGCCGTCCACTCGCGGTCCAGCTTTAGCGGACTCTGGCCGGTGGGGGTAAACTCGACATTCTCGGGCAGCCGGACGGGCAGCTCCTCCGCCGGGACCGGCTGTGCCCCGTGCTCGGCGCAGTAGACGATGGGGATGGGCGTGCCCCAGTAACGCTGGCGCGAGACCAGCCAGTCGCGCAGGCGGTAGGTCGTGCGGGCCTGTGCCACGCCCCGAGCCTCCAGCCGCTCGATAATCTGGCCGATGCTGGCCTTACCGCCCGGCAACCCATCAAACTCGCCGGAATTCACGATCAGGCCCTCCCCGACGTAGGGTTCCTGTGGGTTCTCGCCCATGCCCTCCCCGCCCTCCGGCCGGATGACCTCGCGGATGGGCAGCCCGAATTTCTGCGCGAAGGCGAAGTCGCGCTCGTCGTGGGCGGGCACGGCCATGATCGAGCCCGTGCCGTAGGTCACCAGCACGTAGTCCGCGACCCAGATGGGCAACGGCTCGCCGCTGACGGGGTGGGTCGCGTAGCTTCCGGTGAACACGCCCGTCTTCTCGCCCTCCTGCTGGCGCTCCACGTCGGTCTTGCGGCCCGCTGCCTCGACGTAGGCCCGCACGGCGCCCTCCTGCTCGGGGGTGGTCAGCGCCCCCACCTTGGCGTGCTCGGGGGCCAGCACCAGGAAGGTCGCGCCCATCAGGGTGTCGGGGCGGGTGGTAAAGACCGTCTCCGGCCCGGCAGGGGTGGGGAAGGTCACCTCCGCGCCCACCGACTTGCCGATCCAGTTGGTCTGCATCAGCCGGACGCGCTCGGGCATGTCGGTGTCCGAGAAGTCCAGCAGTTCCTCGGCGTAATCGGTGATCTTCAGGTACCACTGGCTCAGGTTGCGCCGCTCGACCGGGGTGCCGCAGCGCTCGCACGACCCGTTCACGACCTGCTCGTTCGCCAGTACAGTCTGGTCCTTGGGGCACCAGTTCACCAGCCCGCCCTTCTTGTAGGCCAGGCCGCGCCGGAAGAACTCGGTGAAGAACCACTGGTTCCAGCGGTAGTACTCGGGGTCGCAGGTGGCAAAGCTGCGGCTCCAGTCGATCATCGTGCCCATGCGCCGGAACTGCCCGGTCATGTGCTCGATGTTGGAATACGTCCACTGCGCCGGGTCGCGCCCGTGCTTGATCGCCGCGTTCTCGGCGGGCAGGCCGAAGGCGTCGAAGCCCATCGGAAACAGCACGTTGTAGCCGCGCATCCGCATCCAGCGGGCGCGGGCGTCGGGGGCGACGTTGGCGTACCAGTGACCGATGTGCAGGTTCCCGGAGGGGTAGGGGAACATGGTCAGCGCGTAGTGCTTGGTCTTGGAAGGGTCCTCGCGAAAGGTGTACAGCCCCTCCGCCTCCCACCGCTCCTGCCACTTGGGTTCGGCGGCGTGGGGGTTGTAACGCTCGGCGCGGGGTTCCTGAATGTCGGGTTTCTGGGTGGGTTCGGTGGTCATGGACAGGCTCCTTGGAAGGCGGTCAGGCCAAAAAATCGCCCCGGCTCAGACGCAGCCGGGGACACACGCGCAAGCTTTGGGCTAGGCGAGGTGTCCCCAGAGGCTAAGCGCAGAGCGGATCATGGGGTCAGTGTAATACGGATCGGGCCTCCGGGGGCCAGAGTCACGGGGCCAGCCGCGCCACCATATCCACCCGGTCCAACCCCGGCCCGTACCCGTCCGGCACCCGCCGCACCTCCCGGAAGCCGGAGCGGGCGAAGAAGGGGGCGCTGTGCTGCGACGTGTCGAGGTGGATTTCGGTGGCCCCCAGCGCCCGCAGCCGCTTCAGCCGAAACTGGAGGAGCGCCGAGCCGTACCCCCGGCGGTGGGCTTTCCGCGCGACCATGCCCCAGCTCAGGCCCGCCGGACGCCCGCTGTTCTGGGGATCCAGCCACACGCCGCCGCAGGCCATGACCTGCCCCCGGTGCTCCAGGACGAAGTATTCCCCGTACTCGCCGGAGTCGAAGGGCTGCCCCAGCCATTGCCCGAACTCCGCCCGCTCGTGCGGGAGAAAGAACTCGGGCATGTTGGAGTCAAAGAGAGCCAGGCAAGCGGCGCGGTCCTCCGGTTGAAAGGGGCGGATGGACATTTCGGCAGCGTAGGTCACCCCGCGCCCCGTCAGTACTGCCGCCCGAAGATCACCCGCTTGTCATACGCCCCCGGCTGCCCGCAGCGCACGCAGGGGCCGCTTTCCTTCTCGGCGAAGAACTCCGCGTCGTCGAGGGGCACGTTGCGGGCGGTCGCCTTGGTGTCCTCCTTGATCGCCTTCTCGCACTCGGGCTGCCCGCAGTGGTGCGCCCGGACCCAGTTCCCGTCCTCGATGGCCTGCCGGAAGGTGCCGTAATCGTCCGCCGTCACCGTGTGCGAGAGCATGAAGTCGGTCGCGCGGGTGAGCAGCCAGTCGTGGACGGCGTCCAGGCGGGCCGCCATGCCCGAAACCGCCTCGGCGCGGCTCAGCGTCTCCTTCTCCTCGCTGTGGCGGTTCTTGACGACGACCACGCCCGCCTCCAGGTCACGCGGCCCCAGCTCGATGCGGACGGGCACGCCCTTGAGTTCCCAGTCGTTGTACTTGAAGCCGTTGGTCACGCCGTCGCGCTTGTCCACCTTGACGCGCAGGCCCCCGGCGCGAAGTTCGGCCGCCAACTTCTCGCCTTCCTCCACCATCTGGTCGAAGTTGTCCTTGCGGCCCACCGGAATCACCACGACCTGAATGGGCGCGATGCGCGGCGGCATGATCAGCCCAAAGTCGTCGCCGTGCGTCATGATGATCGCCCCGATAATCCGGCTGGAAATCGCCCACGACGTGGTGTGCGCGTACTCCTCTTTTTGCTCGCGGGTCTGGAACTTCACGTCGAAGGCCCGGGAGAAGTTTTGCCCCAGGTAATGGCTGGTGCCCGATTGCAGCGCCTTGCCGTCGCGCATCATCCCCTCAATGGAGTAGGTGGCGACCGCCCCGGCAAATCGCTCGGAGGCCGTCTTCTCGCCGCGCACGACGGGGAGTGCGAGCACATCGCGGCAGAACTCGTGGTAAAGGTCAAGCTGCTGGCGGACCTCGGCGCGGGCTTCCGCCTCATCCGCGTGGGCGGTGTGCCCCTCGTGCCAGAAAAACTCGGAGGTCCGCAGGAAGGCCTTGGTCCGCAGCTCGGCGCGGAACACGCTGCCCCACTGGTAGTGCAGGAAGGGGAGGTCGCGGTAGGAGTTCAGCCACCCCGCCCACATGTGCCCGATGATGGTTTCACTGGTGGGGCGCATCACGTAGGGCTCGGCCAGTTCCTCGGTGCCGATCTTGCTCACGGTGAACAGCTCGGGTGCAAAGCCCTCCACGTGGTCGGCTTCCTTGGTGATAAAGCCCATCGGAATCAGGGTAGGGAAGATCAGCGACTCGTGCCCGGTCGCCTTGAAGCGGTCGTCGAGCCAGCGCTGAATGTTCTCCCACAGCGCCGTGCCGTAGGGCCGCACGACCATCGCGCCCGCGACGGGGGAGTTGTCGGCCAGGTCTGCCTTCTTGACGACCTCATTGTACCAGTCGTTGAAGTCTGCGCTCTGGGGCGTCACGCCGTATTGCTGCGCCTTCTTGTCCTGCTTGCCGCCGTCTTTCGTCATCGCCCGACAGCATAGTGGGCCGGGGCGTATGCCGCAGAGGGCCAGGTGGCCTAGAGCGGGACCGAGTGGAGGGAGATGTGGCGCTGGACAGTCCTCACGGCCCCCACGCGGCCCGCCCGGAGGTCTTCCAGCGCGGCTTGCGCGTCGGGCAGCAGGGGAGAGGGCCATTCGTCCAGCGCACACCACGCCAGGGTGCTGAGTTCCTGTGGAGCGGCCAGGGTGGGTTCACCGGAGACGATCCGCCCCGCGAACACATACGCCTGAATGTCCGGCCAGCCCCCGCCCTGAAGCAGGTAGAGGCCCACGACCCCCTCGAGCGCGACCTCCATCCCCACCTCCTCCTGCGTCTCCCGCATGGCGGCCCCCAGAGGTGTCTCGCCAGGGTCCACGACGCCACCGGGCAGGCCCCAGAACTGGCCCCCGTAGGCCTGCCGGACCAGCAGCGCCTCGCCCCGCCCGTTGGTGAGGAGGACGGCGGCGCACTGTCGCGGCTGAGGGTGGCTCATGACGGCGAGCATACCGGGGTCGCCGAATGACGGTTCGCCCAATGTTCGGTGCCCTGGCATGCACCGTCCTGTCATGTGCCGCGCACGGCGGACGGCCTACGCTGGCCCCATGACCCAGAACGACGCCGGAGAGATCACCCGCCGCATTGAGCAGGACCTGCGCGAGCGCCTGGAAGCCCAGGGCGAGCATATGCAGGTCAAGGACGTGAACGGCGAGCATGTCGGCACCGTGGACCACGTGGAGGGCGACCAGCTCAAGCTAACCCGCACCGACAGCCCCGACGGGCAGCACCACTACGTTCCCCTCTCCCAGGTGGAGAGCATGGACGACGTGGCGGTGTATCTGAACGTCGAACGCAGCGCCGTGCAGTAAAAGCATCTGTCACCTGGGGCGGTGGGGACGACCTCACCGCCCTGTTTCCCAACCTGCTGGAATCGGTTCCACCCTGACCCTATCCTGGGGGCGTGCCTGCCCCCGGTTTCCCCACTCTGCCCCTCGCCGCCTTCACCGACGAGCGCGACGCCGACACGTTCTCGCTGCGGCTGGAGCGGTATGGGGACGATCTGCTGGCGAGCCTGCGGGCGGTGTATGGGGACGACCTGGGCGATCTCCCGGCGCGGCTGCTGGAGGTGCTCACACGCGGCTTCCGGGACCGCCCTACCGACCTGCGGCGATTGGACGAGGCCCGGCTGCTGCGCCCCGACTGGCTGCAAGGGCCGGAGATGGTGGGCTACGTCGCCTACGCGGACCGCTTCGCTGGAACGCTGGCGGGGGTGGGCGAACGGCTGGACTATCTGGAGGGCCTGGGCGTCCGCTACTTCCACCTGATGCCGCTGCTAAGGCCCCGTGAGGGCGAGAACGACGGCGGCTACGCGGTGGCCGACTACCGGGCGGTGCGGCCCGACCTGGGGACGATGGACGACCTCGCCGAGCTGGCGCGGGGGCTGCGGGGCCGGGGCATCAGCCTCGTGCTGGACCTCGTGCTCAACCACGTCGCCCGCGAGCATGACTGGGCGGAGCGGGCGCGGGTGGGCGAGGAGAAGTACCGCGCCTATTTCCACATCCACCCCGACCGCACCCTGCCCGACCTCTACGAGCGCACGCTGCCGGAGGTCTTTCCCGACTTCGCGCCCGGCAACTTCACCTGGGACGACGGGGCGGGGGGGTGGGTCTGGACCACCTTCAACGCCTACCAGTGGGACCTGAACTGGGGCAATCCGGACGTGTGGCTGGAGTTCGTGGACCTGATCCTGTTCCTGGCGAATCAGGGGGTGGAGGTCTTCCGACTGGACGCCATCGCCTTCCTGTGGAAGCGGCTGGGCACGGCCTGTCAGAACGAGCCGGAGGTCCACCACCTGACGCGGGCGCTGCGGGCGGCGGCCCGGATCGTGGCCCCGGCGGTCGCGTTCAAGGCCGAGGCCATCGTCGCCCCCGCCGAGCTGATGGGGTACCTGGGGCGCGGCGTACACCACGGGCGCGTCTCGGACATGGCCTACCACAACAGCCTGATGGTGCAGCTCTGGTCCAGCCTGGCGAGCCGCGACACCCGCCTCTTTGCCGAGGCGCTGCGGGCTTTCCCGCCCAAGCCGACGAACACGACCTGGGGCGTCTATGTCCGCTGCCACGACGACATCGGCTGGGCGATCTCCGACGAGGACGCCGGCCGCGCGGGGCTAGGTGGTGCAGCACACCGCCACTTTCTCTCTGACTTCTACAGCGGCGAGTTTCCGGGGTCCTTCGCGCGGGGGCTGGTCTTCCAGCACAATCCGCAGACGGGGGACCGCCGCATCAGCGGGTCAGCGGCCAGCCTCGCCGGACTGGAAGCGGCGCTGGAGGCCGGGGACGCGGGCCGGGTGGACGACGCGGTGCGGCGCCTGCTGCTGCTGCACGCCGTCATCCTGGGCTTCGGCGGGGTGCCATTGCTGTATATGGGGGACGAGCTGGCGCTGCTCAACGACCACGGCTACGCCGACGTGCCCGACCACGCCGCCGACAACCGCTGGGTGCATCGCCCCCGCATGGACTGGGAGTTGGCGGAGCGGGTGCCGAGCGAGCCGGACACCCCGGCGGGCCGGGTCAATGCGGGGCTGCGGCACCTGATCGCCACCCGGCAGAGCCTGCCCCACCTGCACGCCAGCGTGGAGAGCGGGCCGATGCCCAGCCCCGACCACCGCATGCTGCTGCTGCGGCGCGACCATCCCCTCGGCGTGATGGTGCAGGCTTACAACTTCAGCGAGGCCGAGGTCGTGTTGCCCGCCTGGGCCTTGCGCGAGGTGCTGGGCGCGGAGGCGGTGGACGCGCTGACCGGGAGTCGCCTGCACCTTGACCGTCCTACGCTGCGGCTGGAGGGGTACCGGGCGCTGTGGCTGATGGCGACTTGATAGAGTCGGAAGCACCATGAAAACGCGGCCGAAGGTTCCTCGCAGCGGGGTCGAGGCTGCTCTGAACGCCTCCCGCCGGGTGGCCGAGCGTCTCGCTCACCTTGCCCGTGACCCGGAGGTTCGCCGGGAAGCCCAGGCGACGGCGGAAGCCCTGGGACGGCTGCTGGGGGCCGTCCGCCGTGCAGGGTCTGGCCGGGCGGGGCAAGGGTCGGCCGGGTGAAGGAGTGGACCTCCCCTGATGCTCCTGCCCGAAGACCTGTCGCCAGGGGCAGACTTCCAGCAACGCCGACCACCCTGCGGCCCTCCGCACCTTTGACATTGCAGCGCCGCGTCAAGGTCTAACAATGGAGCTTCTCCTGTTTGTCACGGCATTGCTGGGGGGCCTGCTCTGGTTCGTGGGAGCACGATCAAAGCAAGTGAGCACCCGTGTCGGCGGGCAATTCCTGGCCTTTTTCTCCCTGTTGGGACTGATCGTGCTCTACGGAATGGCCTACTACTACGGGTCCATTTACAGGTAGCTGCTGGAACTGGATCACTTGGAGGCCGAGTGGCTCAGGTTTGGAGTCGTCCAGCCCGAGCTAGGCCGATTGGCCTGCTCACGGCAGATCGGCCAGAGGGGGCGGGGGCCGTCGCGTAGGCTGCCCGCATTCCTGCTGCACCCCCGGAGGTCTCCATGACACGAACTGCCCCTACCGCCCACGCCGGACCGTCCACCCGCCCCTCGGTCACCGCGAGCCGTCCCTGAGTTCAGCGCTGACGCCCGCCTGGTGACCTGCCGACCGAGGTCACCCCTTGAACACGTACACGATTGAAACGCCCACGCTGGACACGCTCTCCGACTATCTCGCGCTGCACCCCGACCCGCTGGACGTGGCAAAGCGTCTCCCCATCCTGCGCGAGAACGTCGCGGCGGGCCGGGTTCGGCTGGAGAATGTGCTGGTCCTGTGCTCCGAACGGGGCATAGAGGGCACGGCCCTGATCTCAGCCGCCCCACAGGTGCCCGTCTTTCCCCGCTTTCGCCCGGACGTGGCCCCGGCAGGGATGACAGCGCTGGCCCACGCTCTCCGCGAACGCGCCGAGCCGGAGCGGAAGCTGCTGCTTCAGGACGACCTCGCGCCGCTGCATCAGTCTGATGCCGTGCTGGTGGCTGGCTGGGTCAGTGATGCCCCCGTCCATATGATGTACGAGACCGACCTCCAGGCCCGTCCCTACTCTGTTGTTTCGGGGGCGGTGGAGGGTGGCGACGAGTTACGGCAGCGCCCTGACATTGCCGCGCTGATGGACACCCTCGGCCACTCGGACTGGGAATGGGCAGAGGGTTGGACACTGGTGGCCCTCTCCGACGCTTCCGGGCAGCCCATCGCCCTGGGAGCTTTCGGCCCCAGCACCCGCCCCGGCCGGGCCAACCTGAACATGATTGGCGTCCACCCCAGCGCACGCGGCCAGGGGTATGGCACCCGCCTGCACGCGCACCTGCTGGCCCGCGCCGCCGAGTCATTTGCCATGCATGGGGGCGGCACCGAGCAGGGCAACCACGCCATGCGCCGCATCTTTGAGAAAAACGGCAGCCGCCACGTCGCCACCCAGATGTATTTCCGGCCTGCCTGACCCCTTGCCCCGCCCCGCCCGGCTCGCGTATAGTGCTCCCTTGGTCAAGTGGGGCAGGGCGACCAACAGTTTCTGAAAAGGAAACGGCCCGCACCCCAGACGGAAGCCCTGCCCAGGCAGGCGCGACCGGACTAAGGAGAGCAGACATGCCCAAGATGAAGACCAAAAAGAGCATGACCCGCCGGGTGAAGGTCACGGCCACCGGCAAGGTCATGGCGTTCAAGAGTGGCAAACGCCACCAGAACACCGGCAAGAGCGGCGACGAGATTCGCGGCAAGGGCAAGGGCTTTGTCCTCGCCAAGAGCGAGTGGGCCCGCATGAAGCTCGGGCTCGTTGCTGGGAGGAAGTGAGTTAGATGCCACGCGCCAAGACCGGAACGATTCGCCGCCGCCGCCACAAGAAGGTGCTCAAGCGGGCCAAGGGCTTCTGGGGCAGCCGCTCCAAGCAGTACCGCAACGCCTTCCAGACGCTGCTCAACGCCGCGACCTACGAGTACCGCGACCGCCGCAACAAGAAGCGTGACTTCCGCCGCCTGTGGATTCAGCGCATCAACGCGGGCGCCCGCCTGCACGGCATGAACTACTCCACCTTCATCAACGGCCTGAAGCGGGCCGGGGTGGACCTCAACCGCAAGAGCCTCGCGGACATCGCCGCCCGCGAACCCGAAGCCTTCCGCGCCCTCGTGGACGCGGCCAAGGGTGCCCGCAGCCAGTAACCCCCAGGGTTGATGAGCAAGCCGCCTCCCGCGTGGGGGCGGTTTTTTTGGCTGCCTTCCCCGGACAGCCTCCCGCTCTTTGTTACCCTGTATCCCATGAGCGTGATCCTGGGCATCGATATCGGCGGCAGCGGCATCAAGGGTGCGCCCGTGGACACGCGGACGGGGCAGCTCACGGCCGAGCGGCACCGCATTCCCACTCCTGCGGGCGCCCGGCCCGACGACGTGAAGGAGGTGGTGGCCGAACTCGTGCGGCACTTCGGGCATGAGGGGCCGGTGGGCGTGACCTTTCCCGGCGTCGTGCAGCACGGCAAGACCCTGAGTGCGGCCAACGTGGACGACGCCTGGATCGGGCTGGACGCCGACGCCCTCTTTACCCAGGCCACCGGGCGCGACGTGTACCTCGTCAACGACGCGGACGCCGCCGGAATCGCGGAAGCGCAGTTCGGGGCCGCGCGGGACGTGCCCGGTGTGGCGTTCGTGCTGACCTTCGGCACCGGGATCGGCAGTGCGCTGATACATAACGGGGTGCTGGTGCCCAACACGGAACTTGGGCACCTGCGGCTCAAGGGTGACAAGCACGCCGAGAGCTGGGCCTCCGACCGTGCCCGCGAGCGCGACGACCTGAACTGGAAGAACTGGGCCAAGCGCGTCAGCACCTATCTTCAGCACCTCGAACACCTCTTCTCGCCCGAGCTGTTCGTGATCGGCGGGGGGGTCAGCAAGCGGGCCGAGAAGTGGCAGCCCCACCTCCAGACCGCCCGCACGAAGGTGGTCCCCGCCGCCCTCCTGAACGACTCCGGCATCGTCGGCGCGGCGATGATGGCCGCCGGGCGTCACCACGGGGAGCTGACCCCGGAACCCTCCTGACCCCCGCCCCGTACTGTGACCCGTATGGGATTTCTGAAACGGATGATGGCGGCGGTCGGCGTCGGCGGAGCACGGGTGGACGCGCGGGTGCAGAACCCGGCGGTGCGGGTGGGTGAGAGTGTCTCGGGCGTGATCCTGGTCGAGGGCGGCAGCATCGAGCAGAAGATCGAGCGCCTGAACCTCGGCCTGGCGACCCGCTACAAGAGCGACGACAGCTACGTCACGCACACCCTCTTCTCGCAGCCGGTGGTGCCGGGCTTCATCCTCCAACCCGGCGAGCGCAAGGAATATCCCTTTCAGCTTCCCGTTCCTGCGGGCACCCCGCTGACCCTGCGCGGCACGGCGGTGTGGCTGGTCACCGACGCCGACATCGCGGGAGCGGCCGACCCCGGCGACACCGACCAGCTTCAGATTCTCCCCAGCCGCGAGATGGAGGCCGTGATCGGGGCCGCCGAGCGCCTGGGCTTCTCGCTGGCGGGCAGCGAGGTCGAGTACCACCACGGGCGCATCGTGCAGGAGCTGAGCTTCCGGCCCCCCTACGGGCAGTACCGGATTCAGGAGCTGGAGATGATGATGCTTCCGGGTTCGGGCGGCGGCCTCGACGTGATTCTGGAGGTGGACCGCCGCGCGACCGGCCTCGCCAGCCTCTTTACCTCCGAGTTCGAGCAGCGGGGGAGATGGCACGTGCCCGCCGCGCTGCTCGCCGGGGGGCCGGACGCGGTGGCCCGCGAGCTGGCGGTGCGGGTGCAGGCGCTGGCGTAGGTGGGGAGGGGCGCGGCACAATGCCCCCCATGTCTGCCCCCGCCGACCCCCACCTCCCCGAGCTGCTCACCGCCGACGTGCTGTACACGGGCGTGGGGGGCGGGCACGCGCCGGGCGGGGTGGTGGTGTCCGGGGGGGTGATCGCGGCCACCGGGGACCCGGTCACCCTGCGGGCCAACTTTCCCCATGCCCGCGAGCGCCGGGCCGGGGCCGTGATCGCGCCGCCGCCGGTCAACGCGCACACCCACCTCGACATGAGCGCCTACGACTTTCAGGCGCTGCCCTACTTCCGCTGGCTGCCGGAGGTCGTGATCGCGCAGCGGCACAAACGCGGGGTGGCGGGGGCGCTTGCCGGAGCCGCTGCCCTCGCCCGGCAGAGAACGGGGGCTGTCGGCGACATCGTGTGGGCCGCCGATGTCATGGACGCGCTGCTCCCGCGTGAGGACCTGACCGGGGTGCTGTATTTCGAGGTGCTGGGCACCTTTCCCGAGCGAGCCGACCTGATCTTCGCGGAGGTGCGCGATCGGGTGGAGCGTTGGCGGCAGCTGGAGCGCCCCGGCGGGCTGCGGGTGGGCCTGACGCCGCACACGCCCTTCACGGTCAGCCACCGCCTGATGCGGCTGACGACCGAATACGCGGCGAGTGAGGGCCTCCCCCTCCAGATTCACGTCGCCGAGCACCCCGCCGAACCCGAACTTTTCCGCACCGGGGGCGGACCGCTGTGGGAGCACCGCCTCCCGGCCCTGTACCCACGCACCTTCGCGGAGGTGATCGGGCGGGAACCGGAGCCGGATCTGACTCCGGTGCGGTACCTCGACGGCCTCGGCGTGCTGCGGGCGCGGCCCACCCTGATTCATATGGTGAACGTGACCCCGGAGGACATTGCGCGGGTGGCCGCCTCGGGCTGCGCGGTGGTGAGCTGCCCGCGCTCCAACGCGCACCTCGACTGCGGCACCTTTCCCTGGGCGGCGTTCGCGGCAGCGGGGGTGGAGATCGCGCTGGGCACCGATTCGGTCGCCAGCGGCGGCAGCCTCAACGTGCGGGACGAGGTGGCCTTCGCCCGCACCCGCTACCCCACCCTGGACCCGCGCGTGATCGTCCGGGCCGCCGTCAAGGGGGGGCACCGGGTCACCGGCACGCGCCCGCCCCTGCTGCGGCGCGGGGACGCCTGGGACGAGCGCTTCGTCTGGTGACGTGCTATGCTTCTGCGGTTGCCCGTCACGCACAACGACGTGACGGAGGAGGTTCAACATGAAGAAAGACATCCACCCCAAGGCCGTGCCCACCAAGATCATCTACCAGGGCAAGGTCGTTATGGAAACCCTCAGCACCCGTCCCGAGATTCACGTGGACGTGTGGAGCGGTGTGCACCCCTTCTGGACCGGCGAGGAGCGCTTCGTCGACACCGAGGGCCGCGTGGACAAGTTCAACAAGCGCTTCGGCGACAGCTACCGCACCAAGAAGAAGTGATCGCCGCCCCGAACGGGGCCAAGCAGAGCGAGCAGCACATGACCCCCCCAGGCCATCCTGGGGGGGTGCTGTTTTTGCTGTTGGTTGGGTCGCCCTGCCCGGCGTGGTGGGTATGCTCCCGAGCTGGGCTCAGGGCGTCAGGGTGAAGGGCAGAAGCTGACCCCCGATCAGCCACCGGTACTGTCCGGGCTTGAGGTGACTCATCTTCGTGAGGGGGAAGCTGGGGAAAGTCAGCGTCTGGCCCGGCAGGATCAGGGCCGAATTCAGTTCCTCGGTGCAGCCCACGCCGCTGTGTTCGGGAATCACACGGCCCGTGCGGTCAGCCACCTGGACCGGGAGGCTGCCGCCGCAACTGAAGGTGAAGAGGAGCGGTGCCCCGGTGGGATTCGTGACGCGGACCTGGAGGCGTGGGACGGCCTGAGAGGGGTCTTTCGCCGCCCGGACTGCCGCGAGGCTCACCGCGCGGGGCTGCACGTCGAAGCGCACGCGGGGCGCCCTCGCGTACTCGTAGGCGGATTCGACGAACCTCTCCACGCCCGCCGCCCTCGCAATGGACCGCAATACACCCGCTGGGGCGTACACGGTGACCCGGTTCAGGGTGGTGTTCACCCGCACGGTCAGGTCCGGGCGGCGTTTTTTCAGGGCCTGCGCCGCCTGAACGAGCTGCACGCCGC
It includes:
- the leuS gene encoding leucine--tRNA ligase, translated to MTTEPTQKPDIQEPRAERYNPHAAEPKWQERWEAEGLYTFREDPSKTKHYALTMFPYPSGNLHIGHWYANVAPDARARWMRMRGYNVLFPMGFDAFGLPAENAAIKHGRDPAQWTYSNIEHMTGQFRRMGTMIDWSRSFATCDPEYYRWNQWFFTEFFRRGLAYKKGGLVNWCPKDQTVLANEQVVNGSCERCGTPVERRNLSQWYLKITDYAEELLDFSDTDMPERVRLMQTNWIGKSVGAEVTFPTPAGPETVFTTRPDTLMGATFLVLAPEHAKVGALTTPEQEGAVRAYVEAAGRKTDVERQQEGEKTGVFTGSYATHPVSGEPLPIWVADYVLVTYGTGSIMAVPAHDERDFAFAQKFGLPIREVIRPEGGEGMGENPQEPYVGEGLIVNSGEFDGLPGGKASIGQIIERLEARGVAQARTTYRLRDWLVSRQRYWGTPIPIVYCAEHGAQPVPAEELPVRLPENVEFTPTGQSPLKLDREWTATTCPVCGGPAERDTDTMDTFVDSSWYMYRYLSPHDEAHPFDPAQAGLLPVDLYTGGIEHAILHLLYSRFWTKVMRDMGLTTQSEPFKWLRNQGMILGEDGDKMSKSRGNVVDPDDLVREYGVDTVRTYLMFIAPWELGGPWDPQGINGPAKWLSRVWALYFDEKAVGPEEKVTEADLRYGVHSTLKKVTGDFDRLSFNTIVASLMELTNTLVKAKRSPVFGTPAWEEALDIFNRMLAPIVPHIAEEIWTERGGAGSVHVQSWPEVDEAAATRDTVTVGVQVSGKVRGQVEISKTATQEEALAAARANPEVARFVEGKATVKEIYVPGRIINIVVK
- a CDS encoding GNAT family N-acetyltransferase, whose protein sequence is MSIRPFQPEDRAACLALFDSNMPEFFLPHERAEFGQWLGQPFDSGEYGEYFVLEHRGQVMACGGVWLDPQNSGRPAGLSWGMVARKAHRRGYGSALLQFRLKRLRALGATEIHLDTSQHSAPFFARSGFREVRRVPDGYGPGLDRVDMVARLAP
- the proS gene encoding proline--tRNA ligase, which gives rise to MTKDGGKQDKKAQQYGVTPQSADFNDWYNEVVKKADLADNSPVAGAMVVRPYGTALWENIQRWLDDRFKATGHESLIFPTLIPMGFITKEADHVEGFAPELFTVSKIGTEELAEPYVMRPTSETIIGHMWAGWLNSYRDLPFLHYQWGSVFRAELRTKAFLRTSEFFWHEGHTAHADEAEARAEVRQQLDLYHEFCRDVLALPVVRGEKTASERFAGAVATYSIEGMMRDGKALQSGTSHYLGQNFSRAFDVKFQTREQKEEYAHTTSWAISSRIIGAIIMTHGDDFGLIMPPRIAPIQVVVIPVGRKDNFDQMVEEGEKLAAELRAGGLRVKVDKRDGVTNGFKYNDWELKGVPVRIELGPRDLEAGVVVVKNRHSEEKETLSRAEAVSGMAARLDAVHDWLLTRATDFMLSHTVTADDYGTFRQAIEDGNWVRAHHCGQPECEKAIKEDTKATARNVPLDDAEFFAEKESGPCVRCGQPGAYDKRVIFGRQY
- a CDS encoding NUDIX hydrolase, whose protein sequence is MSHPQPRQCAAVLLTNGRGEALLVRQAYGGQFWGLPGGVVDPGETPLGAAMRETQEEVGMEVALEGVVGLYLLQGGGWPDIQAYVFAGRIVSGEPTLAAPQELSTLAWCALDEWPSPLLPDAQAALEDLRAGRVGAVRTVQRHISLHSVPL
- a CDS encoding DUF2171 domain-containing protein, coding for MTQNDAGEITRRIEQDLRERLEAQGEHMQVKDVNGEHVGTVDHVEGDQLKLTRTDSPDGQHHYVPLSQVESMDDVAVYLNVERSAVQ
- a CDS encoding alpha-amylase family protein; its protein translation is MPAPGFPTLPLAAFTDERDADTFSLRLERYGDDLLASLRAVYGDDLGDLPARLLEVLTRGFRDRPTDLRRLDEARLLRPDWLQGPEMVGYVAYADRFAGTLAGVGERLDYLEGLGVRYFHLMPLLRPREGENDGGYAVADYRAVRPDLGTMDDLAELARGLRGRGISLVLDLVLNHVAREHDWAERARVGEEKYRAYFHIHPDRTLPDLYERTLPEVFPDFAPGNFTWDDGAGGWVWTTFNAYQWDLNWGNPDVWLEFVDLILFLANQGVEVFRLDAIAFLWKRLGTACQNEPEVHHLTRALRAAARIVAPAVAFKAEAIVAPAELMGYLGRGVHHGRVSDMAYHNSLMVQLWSSLASRDTRLFAEALRAFPPKPTNTTWGVYVRCHDDIGWAISDEDAGRAGLGGAAHRHFLSDFYSGEFPGSFARGLVFQHNPQTGDRRISGSAASLAGLEAALEAGDAGRVDDAVRRLLLLHAVILGFGGVPLLYMGDELALLNDHGYADVPDHAADNRWVHRPRMDWELAERVPSEPDTPAGRVNAGLRHLIATRQSLPHLHASVESGPMPSPDHRMLLLRRDHPLGVMVQAYNFSEAEVVLPAWALREVLGAEAVDALTGSRLHLDRPTLRLEGYRALWLMAT